From one Solanum lycopersicum chromosome 12, SLM_r2.1 genomic stretch:
- the LOC138340225 gene encoding uncharacterized protein has product MSSAPPLRHGKGQHINRPPLFNGQYYSWWKARMEDFIQAEDYELWVRITKRPLFPTIIDSEGNKVPKPADTYNEADYKMLGKNAKSKCMLVCGLGPDEFNRISSCTYTKQICDTLHNAHEGTTQVRKIRIASLCSEYEAFMMKSGESLQDMITRFNTVVNELISLAKVYTTEEEVDIVLRILPKSWELKVTTIREAKDLTI; this is encoded by the coding sequence ATGAGTTCTGCACCTCCACTCAGACACGGTAAGGGGCAACACATCAACAGACCTCCATTATTCAATGGACAATACTACTCATGGTGGAAGGCAAGAATGGAAGACTTTATTCAAGCTGAAGACTACGAATTATGGGTGAGAATTACTAAGAGACCACTATTTCCTACTATTATTGATAGTGAAGGAAATAAAGTACCTAAACCAGCAGATACATATAATGAAGCGGATTATAAGATGCTAGGAAAGAATGCAAAATCTAAGTGCATGCTTGTATGTGGACTAGGACCTGATGAGTTTAATCGTATCTCAAGTTGTACCTATACTAAACAAATATGTGATACCTTACATAACGCTCATGAAGGTACAACTCAAGTCCGAAAAATCAGGATTGCTAGTTTGTGTTCCGAATATGAAGCCTTTATGATGAAATCTGGAGAATCTCTTCAAGATATGATTACCAGATTCAACACAGTGGTAAACGAACTAATCTCATTGGCTAAAGTATATACCACTGAGGAAGAGGTTGACATAGTACTTAGGATTTTGCCTAAGTCTTGGGAACTAAAAGTCACTACCATTAGAGAAGCCAAGGACCTAACAATATGA